In bacterium, a single window of DNA contains:
- a CDS encoding T9SS type A sorting domain-containing protein: MVYQTLTGGQHIDAIRFTLSGLTGVTTQNSQTPQGFILEQNYPNPFNSGTTIRFSLTSPSDVSLSICDILGRQVHRIHQPGLNAGAQQFHWDGRDAQGIDLASGIYYYTLEAGAQIARTKMLLVR, encoded by the coding sequence CGACGCCATACGCTTTACTTTGTCCGGCCTCACTGGGGTCACCACTCAGAATTCACAGACACCGCAGGGGTTCATCCTTGAGCAAAATTATCCCAATCCCTTCAATAGCGGGACCACGATTCGTTTTTCGCTCACCAGCCCTTCCGATGTCAGCCTCTCCATTTGCGATATTCTGGGCCGGCAGGTGCATCGGATCCATCAGCCGGGCCTGAACGCTGGTGCGCAGCAGTTTCATTGGGACGGCCGGGATGCGCAAGGAATAGACTTGGCCAGCGGCATCTATTATTACACCCTGGAGGCCGGCGCCCAGATCGCTCGAACCAAAATGCTTTTGGTTCGATAG